A window of the Microplitis mediator isolate UGA2020A chromosome 5, iyMicMedi2.1, whole genome shotgun sequence genome harbors these coding sequences:
- the LOC130668578 gene encoding uncharacterized protein LOC130668578, giving the protein MDNKIFYRGRQQQSNLPFKVFEGYSYCCYKTVKDTSYLRCCERRSLRCDAHGKFQNGQIFLTTNHNHEGEPKLELYYNFQKALYYASISQPYQSLRLIYDNLSVIHYEAAIKYTWAKMQPMMTSWRRSNRLPHPPIPNDLLHYVTLLRMPQWDHLLRYSQGHLSVSALHAPDGGIIIIFFDLNFLASIITTTLFMDATFKMTPKKPKVYQFFTIMALINNKALPICWMLMSKKSASAYKTGLSYFKNHGAPHIQPQTIMSDFEASLDVAIKDQFPATLHTGCYFHFCQALIKRLKKLGLLRLVSTWKYGQIIIRKLMALALLPPNDALQGYNWLITNIPEDIYILLHEFFLYFYNQWIVRTPPTLWSVHGHEQRTNNFSESYHKKSNIRFGVHPNIWDFTENLTRLQAITRIEYESLQNGEDITRSTRSENLDINMKIKKAWDLYNNNILDIPSFLACASNFLRAFQGHIIDDEPNHQNNVADIDANNIVNNYDDHLIFLELNIMEIQ; this is encoded by the exons ATGGataataaaatcttttatcGTGGTAGACAGCAGCAGTCAAATCTTccttttaaagtttttgaaGGTTATAGTTATTGTTGTTACAAAACTGTGAAAGACACCAG ctATTTAAGATGCTGTGAACGTCGTTCTCTTCGCTGCGATGCtcatgggaaatttcaaaacggtcaaatttttttaactactaATCATAATCATGAAGGTGAACCAAAGCTAGAGCTgtactataattttcagaAAGCTTTGTATTATGCTTCGATTTCGCAGCCTTATCAGTCTCTGCGACtgatttatgataatttaagTGTGAT tcattATGAAGCAGCCATAAAGTACACGTGGGCCAAAATGCAGCCAATGATGACAAGTTGGCGTCGTAGTAATCGACTTCCTCACCCACCAATTCCCAATGATTTACTGCATTATGTTACTCTGCTAAGGATGCCTCAATGGGATCATCTACTGCGTTATTCGCAAGGCCATCTAAGTGTTTCAGCCCTTCATGCACCTGATGGTggcattataataatatttttcgacttaaattttttggcATCAATAATAACAACGACGCTCTTTATGGATGCTACTTTTAAAATGACCCCCAAAAAACCAAAAgtttatcaatttttcacGATTATGgcgttaattaataacaag gCCTTGCCAATATGCTGGATGTTAATGTCAAAAAAGTCAGCATCAGCATACAAAACAGGATTATCCTACTTCAAAAATCATGGAGCACCGCACATTCAACCTCAAACAATAATGTCAGATTTTGAAGCATCACTGGATGTTGCTATTAAAGATCAATTTCCGGCAACTCTACACACTGGGTGCTACTTTCATTTTTGCCAG gcACTGATAAAAAGATTGAAGAAACTTGGACTGTTACGTTTAGTAAGCACTTGGAAATATGGCCAGATTATTATTAGGAAATTAATGGCACTGGCTTTGTTGCCTCCAAACGACGCCCTCCAAGGATACAACTGGTTAATAACGAATATTCCTgaagatatttatattttattgcacgaattttttttgtatttttacaaTCAATGGATTGTTAGAACTCCACCAACACTATGGAGTGTCCACGGCCATGAACAACGtacgaataatttttcagaaagttaccataaaaaatcaaatattcgTTTTGGCGTTCACCCGAATATATGGGACTTTACCG aaaatctaACTCGTTTGCAAGCTATTACTCGAATAGAGTATGAATCGTTGCAAAATGGCGAAGATATAACAAGGTCAACTCGATCAGAGaatttagatataaatatgaaaattaaaaaagcttgGGATTTGTACAACAACAATATACTAGATATACCCAGTTTTTTGGCCTGCGCCAGCAATTTTTTGCGAGCTTTTCAAGGACATATCATTGACGACGAACCCAATCATCAGAACAATGTAGCAG ATATTGACGCTAACAACATTGTTAATAATTACGATGAccacttaatatttttagagTTAAATATAATGGAAattcaataa